One Polynucleobacter sp. MWH-Spelu-300-X4 genomic window carries:
- the nadB gene encoding L-aspartate oxidase, translating into MTSANKPAIQESLPVIVIGAGLAGLTVALELAESRQVIVMAKRGLSESATAWAQGGIVGVLDEKDSVDAHVKDTVEAGAGLVVESTARFIAERSADAIDWLIEQGVPFTTDPAGPKGLHLTREGGHSHRRIAHAADATGKAIHEVLLDKAKQHPNIRLLERWMALDLITNRHLNTKKPEKSNRCYGVYALDIASGKIESIPASAVVLATGGVGKVYRYTSNPETATGDGIAMAWRAGCRVGNMEFVQFHPTCLYHPQDRTFLVTEALRGEGAQLKLPDGTRFMPNHDERAELAPRDIVARAIDFEMKKHGLDYVLLDATHLGEAFLKEHFPTIYARCMALGIDIAKKPIPVVPAAHYTCGGVVTDLKGKTDLPGLYAVGEATYTGLHGANRLASNSLLECVVIGKAAAVDIAKHPFKQMPDVPTWDESRVEDADESVVISHNWDELRLLMWNYVGIVRTNRRLERALHRIELLRDEVQEYYANFRVTRDLLELRNLLSCAELIVRSALMRKESRGLHYSRDYPQSWTVSYPTILTPLNRY; encoded by the coding sequence ATGACATCCGCCAATAAGCCAGCCATACAAGAGTCCTTGCCCGTTATCGTGATCGGTGCCGGCTTGGCTGGTTTGACTGTGGCACTTGAGTTGGCTGAATCACGCCAAGTGATTGTGATGGCCAAACGTGGTTTATCGGAGTCTGCCACGGCTTGGGCTCAGGGTGGCATTGTGGGTGTTTTGGATGAAAAAGATAGCGTGGACGCTCACGTCAAGGATACGGTTGAGGCAGGTGCTGGCTTGGTGGTTGAGTCTACTGCAAGATTCATTGCCGAGCGTAGTGCCGATGCGATTGATTGGTTGATAGAGCAGGGCGTCCCATTTACAACGGATCCTGCCGGCCCTAAAGGGTTGCATTTAACAAGAGAGGGTGGGCATAGTCATCGACGTATTGCTCATGCCGCTGATGCAACGGGTAAGGCGATTCATGAGGTTCTGTTAGATAAAGCTAAGCAACATCCCAATATTCGTTTGTTAGAGCGTTGGATGGCTTTGGACTTAATTACTAATAGACATCTCAATACTAAAAAACCAGAGAAAAGTAATCGTTGCTATGGCGTATATGCCTTGGATATTGCTAGTGGCAAGATTGAGTCAATTCCAGCTTCTGCGGTTGTTTTAGCAACAGGTGGCGTTGGTAAGGTCTATCGATATACCAGCAACCCAGAAACCGCTACCGGCGATGGTATTGCAATGGCTTGGCGAGCTGGTTGTCGTGTTGGCAACATGGAATTTGTGCAGTTCCACCCTACTTGTTTGTACCATCCACAAGATAGAACTTTTTTGGTGACTGAAGCGCTAAGAGGTGAGGGGGCGCAATTAAAACTACCTGATGGTACGAGATTCATGCCCAATCATGATGAGCGTGCTGAATTAGCGCCTAGAGATATCGTGGCCAGAGCGATTGACTTTGAGATGAAAAAACATGGCCTTGATTATGTCTTGTTGGATGCAACACATTTAGGTGAGGCTTTCTTAAAGGAACATTTCCCAACAATTTACGCAAGATGCATGGCTTTGGGAATTGATATAGCTAAAAAACCAATTCCGGTTGTACCTGCGGCGCACTATACCTGTGGTGGTGTGGTGACGGATTTGAAAGGCAAAACCGATTTGCCAGGTTTATATGCCGTTGGTGAAGCTACTTATACAGGTTTGCATGGCGCTAATCGTTTGGCTAGTAACTCTTTGTTGGAGTGCGTGGTCATTGGCAAGGCTGCTGCGGTTGATATCGCTAAACATCCTTTTAAGCAGATGCCAGATGTGCCAACTTGGGATGAAAGCCGAGTGGAAGATGCGGATGAGAGTGTGGTGATTTCTCATAACTGGGATGAGTTGCGTTTATTGATGTGGAACTACGTCGGCATTGTCAGAACTAATCGACGTTTAGAGCGCGCTTTGCATCGAATTGAATTATTGCGTGATGAAGTGCAGGAATACTATGCCAACTTTAGAGTGACGCGTGACTTATTGGAGTTACGCAATTTATTAAGTTGCGCGGAGTTGATCGTGCGTTCAGCTCTCATGCGTAAGGAGAGTCGTGGTCTACATTACAGTAGAGATTACCCACAGAGCTGGACGGTTTCTTATCCAACCA
- a CDS encoding peptide chain release factor 3: MNYSNDIVREVARRRTFGIISHPDAGKTTLTEKLLMFSGAIQLAGTVKARKSGRHATSDWMEIEKQRGISVASSVMQFEYRDHVVNLLDTPGHQDFSEDTYRVLTAVDSALMVIDAAKGVEEQTIKLLNVCRMRNTPIITFVNKMDRETRDPMELLDELESVLKIECAPVTWPIGMGKNFRGVYHLINDEILLFAAGNDRADQEFELVKGIDNPKPHEMFPDEMAQLRMEVELVRGASHPFDLDRFLAGLQTPVFFGSAINNFGVREILNALLDWAPAPRERDATVRSVDPREEKFSGFVFKIQANMDPAHRDRIAFLRVCSGKFTRGMKINHLRINRDVKVSNVVTFMASSREQVEEAYAGDIIGLPNHGNMQIGDSFSEGESLQFTGIPYFAPDFFRVARIRNPMKIKQLQKGLQQLGEEGAVQVFRPVNSSDLILGAVGALQFEVVASRLMNEYGVDAVFETASINCARWVSCEDKKMMTDFQNSSAGHQLALDAADNLAYLASSAVNLRVTQERWPQIVFHETREHASKLS, encoded by the coding sequence ATGAATTACAGCAATGATATCGTCCGAGAGGTCGCAAGACGTAGAACTTTCGGCATTATTTCTCACCCGGATGCGGGTAAAACGACCCTAACAGAGAAACTATTGATGTTCTCTGGAGCCATTCAATTGGCTGGAACTGTTAAAGCCCGTAAAAGTGGCAGGCATGCCACTTCTGATTGGATGGAAATTGAAAAGCAACGTGGTATTTCCGTGGCTAGTTCCGTTATGCAGTTTGAATACCGTGACCATGTCGTTAACCTTTTGGATACCCCTGGGCACCAAGACTTCTCTGAAGATACTTATCGTGTATTAACAGCGGTTGATTCGGCGTTGATGGTAATTGATGCTGCTAAAGGTGTGGAAGAGCAAACAATTAAGTTGTTAAATGTCTGCCGTATGCGTAATACGCCAATTATTACCTTTGTTAATAAGATGGACCGTGAGACGCGTGACCCCATGGAGTTGTTGGATGAGTTGGAGTCTGTCTTAAAGATCGAGTGCGCACCGGTCACTTGGCCTATCGGGATGGGTAAAAATTTCCGAGGGGTTTATCACCTGATTAACGATGAGATTTTGTTGTTTGCTGCTGGTAATGACCGGGCTGATCAAGAGTTTGAATTGGTTAAGGGTATTGATAATCCGAAGCCGCACGAGATGTTCCCTGATGAGATGGCGCAATTGCGGATGGAGGTTGAGTTGGTGCGTGGCGCATCCCATCCATTTGACTTGGATCGCTTCTTAGCAGGTTTGCAAACACCTGTTTTTTTTGGTTCCGCTATTAATAACTTTGGCGTTCGTGAAATTTTGAATGCTTTGTTGGATTGGGCGCCAGCTCCTAGAGAACGTGATGCAACAGTTAGGTCTGTAGATCCTCGCGAGGAAAAATTCTCTGGATTTGTTTTTAAAATTCAGGCGAATATGGATCCAGCTCACCGAGATCGCATTGCCTTCTTACGTGTGTGCTCTGGAAAATTCACCCGCGGCATGAAGATTAATCATCTACGCATTAATCGCGATGTAAAAGTGTCTAATGTGGTGACATTCATGGCATCTAGTCGCGAGCAGGTTGAAGAGGCTTACGCAGGCGACATTATTGGTTTGCCTAACCACGGCAATATGCAGATTGGGGATAGCTTTTCCGAAGGCGAGTCATTGCAATTTACAGGTATCCCTTACTTTGCACCTGATTTCTTTAGGGTGGCGCGTATTCGTAATCCGATGAAAATTAAACAATTGCAAAAAGGTTTGCAGCAGTTGGGTGAAGAAGGGGCAGTACAGGTATTTAGACCCGTTAATAGCAGTGATTTAATCTTGGGCGCAGTTGGTGCTTTGCAGTTTGAAGTGGTTGCAAGTAGATTAATGAACGAGTATGGTGTAGATGCGGTCTTTGAGACGGCTAGCATTAATTGCGCACGTTGGGTCAGCTGTGAAGATAAAAAGATGATGACTGATTTTCAAAATTCTTCGGCGGGTCATCAATTAGCTTTAGATGCTGCTGATAATTTGGCATATCTAGCAAGTTCTGCTGTTAATCTCCGTGTGACTCAAGAGCGTTGGCCGCAAATTGTTTTTCATGAAACTAGAGAACATGCAAGCAAGTTGAGCTAA
- a CDS encoding SAM-dependent methyltransferase produces MNTKSIKKNDSSSKPDAQKHEIRPTQSIELLKELHILTRDGKLNQDSRRKLKQVYHLVQFIEPLLKEVLARKHSLTLVDHGAGKSYLGFILNDLFCKLQPEPSKIIGIEVREELVKKSKDLAEQLNFNSMEFLHLTVEESLNSPLLPQEVNVVTALHACNTATDDAIRFALHKKAQHIVLVPCCQAEIAAALREGKNKTLKNEIAEIWRHPLHTREFGSHITNVLRCLQLESHGYSVTVTELVGWEHSMKNELIIATQKNLPGHKAQERKTKILAEIGLSSFEERFA; encoded by the coding sequence ATGAACACTAAAAGTATCAAAAAAAATGATTCTTCCTCAAAACCTGATGCACAAAAGCATGAAATCAGGCCAACACAGTCTATCGAGCTGTTAAAAGAACTTCACATCCTCACAAGAGATGGCAAATTAAATCAAGATAGCCGCCGAAAATTAAAGCAGGTCTACCACTTAGTTCAATTCATTGAACCTTTGCTAAAAGAAGTACTCGCCAGAAAACACTCTCTCACCTTAGTCGATCATGGCGCCGGAAAATCCTATTTAGGCTTCATCCTCAATGATCTATTTTGCAAATTACAACCAGAACCCAGCAAAATTATTGGTATTGAAGTCCGAGAAGAATTAGTAAAAAAATCGAAAGACTTAGCAGAGCAACTTAACTTTAACTCCATGGAGTTTTTGCATCTAACCGTTGAGGAATCACTGAATTCCCCACTACTACCTCAGGAAGTAAATGTCGTCACAGCACTTCATGCGTGCAACACAGCCACTGATGACGCAATTAGATTTGCCCTCCACAAGAAAGCGCAACATATCGTTTTAGTGCCCTGCTGTCAGGCAGAAATCGCTGCAGCTTTGCGTGAAGGCAAAAATAAAACTCTAAAAAATGAAATAGCTGAAATCTGGCGCCACCCATTACATACAAGAGAGTTTGGTAGTCACATCACTAATGTACTACGCTGCCTACAACTTGAGTCACATGGTTATAGCGTTACCGTCACGGAATTGGTTGGCTGGGAACATTCCATGAAAAATGAGCTAATTATCGCGACACAAAAGAATCTTCCAGGGCATAAAGCCCAAGAAAGAAAAACAAAAATTTTGGCGGAAATTGGTTTAAGCAGTTTTGAAGAAAGATTTGCTTAA
- the ygiD gene encoding 4,5-DOPA dioxygenase extradiol yields the protein MSQATNKLPAVFLGHGTPMYAIEPCHYTDAWVELGKSLPRPKAILMISAHWLTRQTWVTAMEKPQTIHDFGGFPSELFAQQYPAPGSPDLARLVQEIMAPTPVILEEHEWGFDHGTWATLKYLYPEADIPVVQLSLDATLTGAQHYELAKKLRPLREQGILIAASGNVVHNLMLLNRSDKKGEDWAHRFNDYFKKHLLENNHPPLINPMTMGVEAKMSIPTPEHYWPALYILAQQEAGEEIKIVSDGIDTGSVSMLSFTVG from the coding sequence ATGAGCCAAGCCACCAATAAACTGCCAGCTGTCTTTTTAGGCCATGGCACCCCTATGTATGCGATCGAACCTTGTCATTACACGGATGCTTGGGTGGAGTTGGGCAAATCGTTACCTAGACCTAAAGCGATTTTGATGATTTCTGCGCATTGGTTAACTAGGCAAACATGGGTCACGGCCATGGAGAAACCTCAAACGATTCATGATTTTGGCGGTTTCCCTAGTGAGTTATTTGCACAGCAATATCCAGCGCCAGGTAGTCCTGATTTAGCGCGTTTGGTTCAAGAAATCATGGCTCCTACACCGGTTATTTTGGAAGAGCATGAGTGGGGTTTTGACCATGGCACATGGGCAACACTTAAATATTTATATCCTGAAGCGGACATCCCGGTGGTGCAGTTAAGCTTGGATGCCACCTTAACGGGGGCTCAGCATTACGAGTTGGCTAAAAAATTAAGGCCTTTACGCGAGCAAGGTATTTTGATTGCAGCCAGTGGGAATGTGGTCCATAACCTTATGCTGTTAAATCGTTCTGATAAAAAAGGCGAGGATTGGGCGCATCGTTTTAATGATTACTTCAAAAAGCATCTCTTAGAAAACAATCATCCACCTCTAATTAATCCTATGACAATGGGTGTTGAGGCAAAAATGTCTATTCCAACGCCGGAACATTATTGGCCAGCTTTATACATCTTAGCTCAACAAGAAGCTGGTGAAGAGATCAAAATTGTGAGCGATGGCATTGATACCGGTTCTGTCAGTATGTTGTCTTTTACTGTGGGCTAA
- a CDS encoding HU family DNA-binding protein: MNKAELVEKIAKDADISKASAERVLNTSIEAIIKAVTKGDKVQLIGFGTFGSGKRAARVGRNPKTGEAIKIAAAKTVKFTAGKAFKDAVNKRK, from the coding sequence ATGAATAAAGCTGAATTAGTAGAAAAAATTGCAAAAGATGCTGACATTTCTAAAGCATCTGCTGAAAGAGTTTTGAATACATCTATCGAAGCAATCATCAAAGCTGTTACTAAAGGTGACAAAGTTCAATTGATCGGTTTTGGTACATTCGGTTCAGGTAAGCGCGCTGCACGTGTTGGCCGTAACCCAAAAACTGGCGAAGCTATCAAAATTGCTGCTGCTAAAACTGTTAAGTTCACAGCTGGTAAAGCATTTAAAGACGCTGTTAACAAGCGCAAGTAA
- the serS gene encoding serine--tRNA ligase, whose product MIDIQLLRKDLDVVAARLAERKFILDKDKFIMLESDRKQVQSRTEELQAKRNQLAKAVGMKKGKGEDASAEIAESTAVNNELQTLTERLSVLQAQLNDFLMNIPNIPHESVPSGKDETDNQEILRWGQIPQFDFSVKDHVDLALGFGLDFDAAVKVTGSRFAVMHGSIARLHRALAQFMLNAHADAGYNEVNVPLIVNADSMRGTGQLPKFEADLFKVPRKVGGDDQDESNEVTYENFYLIPTAEVPVTNLMRDTITPAEQLPKRFVAHTPCFRSEAGSYGRDTRGMIRQHQFEKVELVQITKPDDSEQALESLTLQAESILQQLNLPYRKVLLCTGDMGFGSTKTYDLEVWLPAQNTYREISSCSNMGDFQARRMQARFKSGQGKPELVHTLNGSGLAVGRTLVAVLENYQQADGSIKIPQALQAFMGGIEVMKA is encoded by the coding sequence ATGATAGATATTCAGCTACTACGTAAAGATTTGGATGTGGTTGCCGCTCGTTTAGCTGAGCGCAAATTTATTCTGGATAAAGATAAATTCATCATGCTTGAATCTGATCGTAAGCAGGTGCAAAGTCGCACAGAAGAATTGCAAGCTAAAAGAAATCAGTTAGCTAAAGCCGTTGGTATGAAGAAGGGCAAGGGCGAGGATGCCTCTGCTGAAATTGCTGAATCGACTGCTGTTAATAATGAGTTGCAAACTTTGACTGAGCGTTTGAGTGTTTTGCAGGCGCAGTTAAATGATTTTTTGATGAATATCCCCAATATTCCTCATGAGAGCGTACCTTCAGGGAAGGATGAAACGGATAACCAGGAAATTTTGCGTTGGGGACAAATTCCCCAATTCGATTTTTCAGTTAAAGACCATGTTGATTTAGCGCTTGGTTTTGGTTTGGATTTTGACGCTGCTGTGAAAGTCACTGGTTCTAGATTCGCTGTGATGCATGGTTCGATTGCTCGTTTGCATCGCGCATTGGCGCAGTTCATGTTAAATGCTCATGCTGATGCTGGGTATAACGAGGTTAATGTGCCTTTGATTGTGAATGCTGACTCTATGCGAGGCACTGGTCAGTTACCTAAATTTGAAGCTGATTTATTCAAGGTGCCCCGAAAAGTGGGTGGGGATGATCAGGATGAGAGTAATGAAGTGACTTATGAGAACTTTTACCTCATTCCTACGGCGGAAGTGCCTGTAACTAATTTGATGCGTGACACCATTACACCTGCTGAGCAATTACCTAAGAGATTTGTGGCGCATACGCCTTGCTTTAGATCTGAAGCAGGTAGTTATGGGCGAGATACGCGTGGCATGATTCGTCAGCATCAATTTGAAAAAGTGGAGTTGGTGCAAATTACAAAGCCGGATGATTCTGAACAAGCTTTAGAGTCATTAACACTTCAAGCTGAAAGCATCTTGCAGCAATTAAATTTACCTTACCGTAAAGTTTTGTTGTGTACTGGCGATATGGGGTTTGGTAGTACAAAAACTTATGACTTGGAAGTTTGGTTGCCAGCGCAAAATACTTATCGTGAAATTAGTTCTTGCTCCAATATGGGGGATTTTCAAGCGCGACGTATGCAAGCACGTTTTAAAAGTGGGCAAGGTAAACCTGAATTGGTGCACACATTAAATGGTTCAGGCTTAGCGGTTGGTCGAACCTTGGTTGCTGTGTTGGAAAACTATCAACAGGCAGATGGCTCTATCAAAATCCCTCAAGCTTTGCAAGCATTTATGGGCGGTATTGAGGTAATGAAGGCCTAA
- a CDS encoding outer membrane lipoprotein carrier protein LolA — MSQVQSAEGDFVQQQVRPARAGEDKPKVLRKSQGHFIFQRPGKFVWETLKPFEQKVIADGQRLLLWDKDLNQLTIRPVGQSLKSTPAAILFGGSSVEDYFDLIPGEEKGGMFWVELQPKSGQSGVEAPYSRIGIGMANGAPAGLELHDNFGNVILITLSRIKINTSVGIDTFKFTPPAGADVLKVQ, encoded by the coding sequence TTGAGTCAAGTTCAGAGTGCTGAAGGGGATTTTGTTCAGCAGCAAGTAAGACCTGCTAGGGCTGGCGAAGATAAACCCAAAGTGCTGCGTAAAAGCCAAGGCCATTTCATTTTTCAAAGACCTGGCAAGTTTGTTTGGGAAACCTTAAAACCTTTTGAGCAAAAAGTTATTGCTGATGGTCAGCGTTTGCTTTTATGGGACAAGGATCTTAATCAACTGACGATTCGACCAGTTGGTCAAAGTCTCAAATCTACGCCTGCAGCGATTTTGTTTGGTGGAAGCTCAGTTGAAGATTACTTTGACTTAATACCTGGTGAAGAAAAGGGCGGCATGTTCTGGGTGGAGCTTCAGCCTAAGAGTGGTCAATCTGGTGTCGAGGCCCCTTATTCTCGGATAGGTATTGGTATGGCGAATGGGGCTCCTGCAGGTTTGGAGTTGCACGATAATTTTGGAAATGTAATTTTGATTACATTAAGTAGAATTAAAATAAACACCTCTGTTGGTATCGATACTTTTAAGTTCACGCCACCAGCAGGTGCTGATGTTTTAAAAGTGCAATAA
- a CDS encoding DNA translocase FtsK codes for MVRIASSSTPPSAGDPSNQRMAKLMREVKWIAFMALTAALFLVLVSYSKGDPAWSHANQVATVSNIGGRFGAWIADLLFYVFGASAYWWVVLLLRRAVRGWQELTAAKLPGQELEPEPFLPRLLGFGLTMFSSMTLESIRMHSMTMDLPRPPGGVLGELLGDPLQMAIGFTGATLLLLVTLAIGASLFLRFSWLSLAEQVGRTLELSFRRIRERRESEEDRRIGEQAAEEREEVVEEERVKIEDAPPVPIYRAPLTVVKSERVEREKQQPLFAEITDSELPPLSLLDPVPPLKETISADTLEFTSRLIERKLKEFNIEVKVISAHPGPVITRYEIEPSVGVKGSQIVNLQKDLSRALGVLSVRVVETIPGKTCMGLELPNPNRQAVHLTEILSSRVYNDSSSLLTLSLGKDIAGAPVVADLAKMPHCLVAGTTGSGKSVGINSMILSLLYKAKADEVRLIMVDPKMLEMSVYEGIPHLLCPVVTDMKQAYNALNWAVVEMDRRYKLMSKFGVRNLAGFNKKITDAEEKGEHLYNPFSLTPDDPEPLHKAPVIVIVIDELADLMMVVGKKIEELIARIAQKARAAGIHLVLATQRPSVDVITGLIKANVPTRISFQVSSRIDSRTILDQQGAESLLGMGDMLYMAPGTGLPIRVHGAFVTDDEVHRVVTWLKEHHGEPQYIESILDPQTEVDANGGEASASGEADPLYDQAVAIILENKRASISLVQRHLRIGYNRAARLLEDMEKAGLVSKMGSNGNREILVRSAGDN; via the coding sequence ATGGTCAGAATAGCCTCTTCCTCTACCCCTCCTTCAGCTGGAGATCCGTCTAATCAGCGTATGGCTAAGCTCATGCGTGAGGTGAAGTGGATCGCCTTTATGGCCCTTACGGCAGCATTGTTTTTAGTATTAGTGAGTTATAGCAAAGGCGACCCAGCTTGGTCTCATGCCAATCAGGTCGCAACGGTTTCCAATATTGGCGGACGTTTTGGAGCCTGGATCGCCGATTTATTGTTTTATGTATTTGGAGCCTCTGCTTACTGGTGGGTGGTGCTTTTATTAAGACGTGCCGTGCGAGGGTGGCAGGAGCTGACTGCAGCTAAGTTACCAGGTCAAGAACTTGAACCTGAGCCATTTTTACCTAGATTGTTGGGATTTGGTTTAACCATGTTCTCTTCCATGACGCTGGAGTCTATTCGCATGCATAGCATGACAATGGATTTACCAAGACCGCCAGGTGGCGTTTTGGGGGAATTGTTGGGCGACCCATTGCAGATGGCGATTGGTTTTACTGGTGCGACATTGCTGTTATTGGTAACCCTTGCGATTGGCGCTTCTTTATTTTTACGTTTTTCTTGGTTGAGTTTGGCTGAGCAGGTTGGCCGCACTTTGGAGCTTTCTTTTAGGCGTATTCGAGAGCGTAGAGAATCAGAAGAAGATCGTCGTATTGGTGAGCAAGCGGCTGAAGAGCGAGAAGAAGTTGTTGAGGAGGAGCGCGTTAAGATTGAAGACGCACCTCCGGTACCTATTTATCGCGCTCCTTTAACTGTGGTTAAGAGTGAGCGCGTTGAGCGTGAAAAGCAACAGCCATTATTCGCGGAAATCACTGATTCAGAGTTGCCGCCTTTATCGCTGTTAGATCCTGTTCCGCCGTTAAAAGAAACTATTTCTGCTGACACTTTGGAATTCACTTCTCGCTTGATTGAGAGAAAGCTTAAAGAGTTCAATATTGAAGTAAAAGTTATTTCTGCTCATCCTGGCCCGGTGATTACGCGCTATGAGATTGAACCTTCAGTAGGTGTGAAGGGCAGTCAGATTGTTAATTTGCAGAAAGACTTATCTCGCGCTTTAGGTGTATTGAGTGTTCGCGTGGTTGAAACGATTCCCGGTAAGACCTGTATGGGATTGGAATTGCCAAACCCTAACCGTCAAGCAGTGCATTTGACAGAAATTTTGAGCTCGCGTGTTTATAACGATAGCTCTTCTTTGTTAACGCTATCTTTGGGTAAAGATATTGCGGGCGCTCCGGTTGTTGCTGATTTGGCAAAAATGCCACATTGTTTGGTGGCGGGTACAACAGGCTCTGGTAAATCGGTGGGTATCAACTCCATGATCTTGTCTTTGCTTTACAAGGCAAAGGCTGATGAGGTTCGTCTCATCATGGTTGATCCTAAGATGCTAGAGATGTCTGTTTATGAAGGTATTCCACATCTGTTATGTCCAGTTGTAACAGATATGAAGCAAGCCTATAACGCGCTTAATTGGGCTGTTGTAGAAATGGATCGTCGCTATAAGTTGATGAGTAAATTTGGCGTGCGTAATTTGGCTGGCTTCAATAAAAAAATTACCGATGCTGAAGAAAAGGGTGAGCATTTGTATAACCCCTTCAGCTTAACCCCTGATGATCCAGAGCCATTGCATAAAGCACCCGTTATTGTGATTGTGATCGACGAGTTGGCTGACTTGATGATGGTAGTGGGTAAGAAGATTGAAGAACTGATCGCGCGTATCGCTCAAAAAGCTCGTGCGGCAGGTATCCACTTGGTTTTGGCAACACAACGGCCAAGCGTGGATGTGATTACTGGTTTAATTAAAGCCAACGTGCCGACCCGTATTTCTTTCCAGGTAAGTAGTCGTATCGATAGCCGCACCATTCTTGATCAGCAGGGCGCTGAAAGTTTGTTGGGTATGGGTGATATGTTGTATATGGCACCAGGTACGGGATTGCCTATTCGTGTGCATGGAGCCTTTGTAACTGATGATGAAGTGCATCGTGTTGTGACTTGGCTTAAAGAGCATCATGGTGAACCTCAATATATCGAATCTATCCTAGACCCTCAAACTGAAGTCGATGCTAACGGCGGTGAAGCTAGTGCAAGCGGTGAGGCAGATCCATTGTATGACCAGGCTGTGGCTATTATTTTAGAAAATAAACGCGCTTCGATTTCTTTGGTGCAGCGCCATTTGCGTATTGGTTATAACCGTGCAGCACGTTTATTAGAAGATATGGAAAAAGCTGGCTTGGTTTCAAAGATGGGTAGTAACGGTAACCGTGAAATTTTGGTGCGTAGTGCGGGCGATAACTAA
- the trxB gene encoding thioredoxin-disulfide reductase gives MTTKNTKHAKVLILGSGPAGYTAAVYAARANLDPVLITGIAQGGQLMTTTEVENWPADPHGVQGPELMQRFLEHAERFKTEIVFDHIHTAALTEKPIRLVGDAGTYTCDSLIIATGASAQYLGMPSEEAFMGKGVSACATCDGFFYRNQDVCVIGGGNTAVEEALYLAGIANKVTVIHRRDKFRAEPILIDRLMAKVAEGKVAIEWNSQLDEVLGDNTGVTGVRVADNTGNKKDIALKGVFVAIGHKPNTDLFVGQLDMENGYLKTKTGLTGNATATNIPGVFAAGDVQDHIYRQAITSAGTGCMAALDAQRYLETL, from the coding sequence ATGACGACAAAAAATACCAAACACGCAAAAGTTCTTATCCTTGGATCAGGCCCTGCAGGCTATACAGCTGCCGTTTATGCGGCCAGAGCCAACCTAGACCCCGTGCTAATCACAGGAATCGCCCAAGGCGGTCAATTAATGACGACGACCGAGGTGGAAAACTGGCCAGCTGACCCTCATGGCGTTCAGGGCCCTGAATTAATGCAGCGCTTTTTAGAGCATGCTGAGCGTTTTAAGACAGAAATCGTCTTTGATCACATTCATACAGCAGCTTTAACTGAGAAACCTATCCGTTTAGTGGGCGATGCCGGCACCTACACCTGCGACTCGCTTATTATCGCCACAGGCGCCTCTGCTCAATATTTAGGCATGCCAAGTGAAGAAGCTTTTATGGGCAAAGGCGTATCGGCATGCGCTACTTGTGATGGCTTCTTTTATCGCAACCAAGATGTTTGCGTCATTGGTGGCGGCAATACCGCTGTTGAAGAAGCCCTCTATCTTGCTGGTATCGCGAATAAAGTGACCGTTATTCACCGTAGAGACAAATTCCGTGCCGAACCTATCCTAATTGACCGCCTCATGGCCAAAGTGGCTGAAGGTAAAGTGGCCATTGAGTGGAACAGCCAATTAGACGAAGTTTTAGGTGATAACACGGGTGTTACAGGTGTGCGCGTAGCTGACAACACGGGTAATAAAAAAGATATCGCCCTCAAAGGCGTATTTGTGGCAATTGGCCATAAGCCTAACACTGACTTATTTGTGGGTCAGTTGGATATGGAAAACGGTTACCTTAAAACAAAAACAGGCTTAACAGGTAACGCAACAGCCACCAATATTCCCGGCGTTTTTGCAGCAGGCGATGTACAGGACCATATCTACAGACAAGCTATCACTAGCGCGGGGACTGGTTGCATGGCGGCATTAGATGCCCAACGCTACCTAGAAACACTATAA